ATCAtggtgtattttattttgtctttagaCACATGCCAGGGCACACAAGTAGAGAAGTCCTAATCATCTTTAGCAGTCTCACCACGTGTGATCCGTCTAATATCTATGATCTAATCAAGGTGATACTCATTTACTTTAAAAGTAGAATAGAATTACAACCTTGATAACAATAATGTTTTTATGTGCTCTGTTTATTTAACATAATTGTTAAGTGATTCTTGAATGTCTTTCTTGTTTCTTATGAAGAGTTTAAAGGCAGCTAAAATTAGGGTGTCCGTTATTGGCTTATCTGCAGAAGTTCGAGTTTGCACTGTACTTGCCCGTGAAACTGGtggtatgtacatatatagaataTTCAATATTTCTTCCCATTTTAGGAAGTATAACATTTGTCATTCATACTTTCTGACTATTCAAATTAATCTAATATTGTATCTTACAGCCCAAAATATTGGCAGCCATCTTATTTTTATTACAGTTGCTTATAGAAGATATCATTCATTTCCAAAACTAAAGAACTTTGATGATTAGCATTTTTCAGAGACAAATACATatgtaaaaggaaaaattttaatgtttaattcTTGAAAAAGTTTCTTTATAACTTTGGACTTACTGAATTTTAATCATAGTTATAAATGTCTACCTAGGAAAATAAAGCCTTTTTAATGATAATTTACcttaaagctttttaatttggaattttatattgttattactaaattaatgaaattttataaaaaataatttgatctggTTAAAAGCtgaattttttatattacttctcAATTTCAGGAGTATACCATGTTATTTTAGATGAAAGTCATTATAAAGAACTCCTAACACATCATGTTAGTCCTCCACCTGCCAGTTCAAGTTCTGAATGCTCTCTTATTCGTATGGgtaagttttcattttaaattatttttatttttaaaaaacattttgatttatttattttgtttttacattgccaGAATTTCTTAGTATCCCTCCACTTTCCAATAGAACTATcccatataaaatttattttttaatgaaaaaatacatcAGAACAttctgaaaatatattaaaatataattgtgttTTCAGACTGTAGAAATCCCACTTCTATAAAGGAGTAGAGttgtgtcttctcatatctcttctttaaggacatgctttttctttgtaatttttttaacattaattttagaTTGTTTTATAGTGGTTGCTTTTTGTTGTAATTATAGTAcatattttcttgattctgcttactttattctcAGATTTATGTTAATTTActtcaataatatttcattatgttaATTTACttcagtttgtttagccattccttagTCAATGAATgcttactttgtttccagttctttgctactatagaAAGGGCTGCTATGAAGATTTTGATGTCTGTGAGGACTTTGCACTTTTTTGGGATGTATCTGTATTAGTGGAATTTTCAATCTCTAGTCATGAATCTCTAGATCAAATAGTAATgacattttattcactttatttgcataatttcaaattgctttccaaaatgttaaTATTGATTCCATCCTCtactaacaatgtattagtgtgcctaCCTTTGCACAGCCTCTTTAATACTaattaattcaaaatgggtaattttaagatattagtttttgttttaaatgccatttttaatttttaaaaatccttttggatTACACTGAGAGATATGGGAAGAGATAAATTATATCAGAAAGAGACCTtggtgggggttggggagaaAACTATTACAATAGAGGagagaggatgagggtggtgatgggcaaaaCTTAACCCTTATTCTCATGGGAATTGACTCAAAATAACAAGCCAGACTCACTGGCATATAGAAtcttatcttaccctatagaggagtagaaggggaataagaaaagggatggtgggaaggagagtaatataagggaggaggaatggggagagtgattaaaagcaaaatactggtgtggAAGGTCAGAGTGAAGAGAAAGGgcagaattaaaagaggaaaacaagatggaggggaacACACAGAAGGTAATCATAGCTGTGAAtctaaatgggatgaactcacccataaaatggaagcagatagtagagtggattaaaaacaagacCTCTCTgatatgttgttttcaagaaacacatttgaggagTGAAGAGaggatggagcagaatctattgggcttcaactgagattaaaaaaaaaaaaagcagaagtagccatcatctcagacaaagctaaaagcAAAAATGGatcagattaaaagagataaggaaggtaattacttctttataaaaagcagtatagataGTGAAGTAATATAagcacttaacatatatgcatcaaatggtatagcctacagtttttaaaggaaaaaatccttttctttttattgatgtattttatATCACCTCCATAtttgttcttcccttctcccctaccCAGCAAGCCATCTCTGTAACAGACttaaaaaagaatgattaaaaaaaagtagttcagcaaaactaaggaaaaaaaatcagctaaATCTGACATTATTTGCAGCATAAAAAAGCTAGTACATTTTCTCAGCTCTTCCTGGAccaagtttggtcattataaATGCAATATTcagttttatgtattttttccatttacattgtagtagttttgtatattttcttggttttgattatttcactttgttttattataagtcttagaatattatttctgacagcacagtaatattctgttacactgatgGAATGGATTCATAATGGAAATAGAACACATTCATGAAATGACTGTTCATTTTTGCCATGTATGTCCTTGTGTATTTCTTGATATATTAGCCATTTAATTCTTTGCTTGTACAAAGTGATGCTATATTTCTCACATAATTAATTCTTAAGTGTATATTTACTGGTTTTCTCTCTTATTTGTTAATGTTTTATTTAGAGCTTTAGGGGTTATTGGTTtcccttatttaaaaaatgttaagtgaAAATAGCATATCTATTTTTAAGtataaattactttctttttctttttttttaaaggggtcAGTCTGAGTTTTTTTATAACAACATGATTAATGtggaaataattcattttttactGTCTTCACCTGTGCTCAGCTTTGCATTCAAGATAAATAGGCAATacagtatatatttatgtaatttgCAGGGTCTAAATTtgttcttcatagaatttctggAAGTCTTTATATTCAAAGCGAAGAATAGAATTTGAgactcagaattaaaaaaaaaaacaaaagttaaaaattgtttttacttgtaactggaaaaaataattttttgtaaatGAAGTAGGCCTTCATATTGAAGGTAGTGAAGTACATACAGAAAGAGAATTgtgacaatatttttatttttgagaatttaacttttaaataataACTTTTGATTCATCACCACTTATATCCACTCAGCTAAAGTGAAGTAAAGTTGTACATTTATTCTGTGAATTCCTGGTTGTATTATTAGGCTAACTAGATAACTCAAAGGTAAACtttttttgccttaatttttGGGTCCTCAGCAAAGTCATCTAATAATTGTATGGTTCACTGATTGTCTTTGAACATGTGGATTAAGTCCTATATCCTTAGAGAATTCATAACACAGATATTTCATATTATCATTACTACTAGGCACTTGTTGTCTTCTCCCAGCTGGTTACTGACACACATAGCACCCCCTTCCATCTCCATACCTGCTAAAGGTATCCCAGAGCTGAACTCCATTTTGACCCTTGGACCTACTGTCCTCTCAGAAGACTACCTGCTGGACCTTTGCTCCTTAAGATCGTTATAGCCTTGCCACTttacctcctcttttctctgtCATTACCCAAGTTTCCCTTGGCTTTTTTATCTGCCTGAAATGAAACCCCCCTTTAGGTCTTGGCTCTTTCATTTagagtataaactccttgagagcagggactgtctcactttgtctctctctatttgtattctcagcacttggCACATAAACTTTTCctcctattctattctattcatttTCGTCATTGGGTGGCTAATTTACCCACTTCCTTTGTCAGAAAAGAAATTTGCAAAAACTGTCTTTGTActggtatatgaaaaaaaaatccaggagcCAAATCATAGAATTGCCATTTGATTCAGAGATGGAAattaatgcattttcttttttgaaggttTTCCTCAGCACACCATTGCCTCTCTATCTGATCAGGATGCTAAACCTTCTTTCAGCATGGCGTAAGtaaagatttttcattttgtcattgACAGAAATGTACATTATCCAATATTTTGTCCTGCATTATGAACAAAATAGATaatgaaattttaatgaaattgtttatttaaaataatttcttgtcCCAACTGTTaattttcatattaaatattTGATTGATATTAATAAATCCCAGAGTATTTGAACATTAAGGGGGTCAATATTTAATGTCTTAGCATCTCAAAATAAATGGTGtcttcaattgggcaatggccaAAAAAGTTATGATTGATATATCATTGTAAAGGGACATGTTGCATTATAAGATATGATTATTATGATGACTACAGAGGAGTATGGGAAGATAGAGGAACTAATGCAAAGTCAAGCAAATGCTATAGTGCCAGGAAAAACTATATTTACATGATGACTAGAACAGTGTAATTGGAAAGAACAGTagtatcaacaaacaaacaaacaaaactgaattCGGTGAAATTATAATGTCCaagtttgaacccaagaactctgAGAAGTCATGTCATACCACATCTTTACAGGAGTTAAGAGACTCTGGGTGTGGAATAGTGCATATAATGCCAGTTTTTGTTATGTTGGTTAGTTTGACtgatcttttccccctcttttaagaaaaaagagcATATCATTTTAGGTACAAGGTTTAAACATTTGATATCTTGGTTATATCCATTTAGTTAGTAGTAATTATtagaaaaattctttgttatactTAAAAAAGTGGTAattcaaacttttttcttttttttttcaaactttttttctaaAGGCATTTGGATAGCAGTACTGAGCCAGGCCTTACATTAGGAGGGTACTTCTGTCCACAGTGTCGGGCAAAGTATTCTGAACTTCCAGTTGAATGCAAAATCTGTGGTAAGTCACCATTActcataaattctttttatttaactaaGTGATCTAAATGGTTGTTTCTAGTCATGGATCTGCTATCTATTTAGATGACCTTTgataagcaaaataaactttGTGGGCattggttttctcatttataaaatgaagcaatTGGTCCAGAAATGCTCTGAGGCTTCCAGGTGAAATTGATTTAAGTAAATGTAAAAGTTTCATTCTTCCTGtatctttagattttttttctgacctTAAGTAGAAAGGATTCTTCTCTACCCTGCCTGTATAACTTGCTTAGTTCATAATGTCTGCTTTTATACATGAAGCCAAGCATTTCCCTTCCAATTATTTTAGGGAAGAATCACAGTTGCCTACAGATTTGCTCTGATGATGTTTTTATGCATTgtttagaaaaatatgtaaatgataatacatgtattatccaaatcagattgcttactatctctttagaggggaaagggaagtgagacaatttggatcttataattttggaaaatatatgttgaaaattgttgttatatataattgggaaaataaaggatCTAAAAAAAGGCACATAATAaaccttaagaaaaaaaagaaaaatatgctaaattaagGCTACTAGACACAAAAGATAACTCCCATGGTGCATAAGTGTAAACTAGGTTTTGAAATGAAAGTTCCCTTCCTCTCTACCTAAGAAATTGACAGCCCTTGTAAGATGATCAAATAGgatccttaatttaaaaaaaaaaaaaacttcaattttTGCAGTCACAAAAGTAAAGTTATTATAAAGAATAGGAATGGTGAGTTTGGGGCCTTTGCGAATTTATTGTGTACAGTTGAATACTTTCGTGGAAGCTATATTATTAGACACaggtaggtggcatggtggatagaatgccaggcctagagtaaggaagactcatcttcctaagttcatatgtggtctcagacactagctatgtgaacctgggcaggtcctttaatcctatttgcctcatttcttcatctataaaatgacctggaaaaagaaatggcaaaccaattttgtatttttgccaagaaaacctcaaatggggtcacaaagaattggacacaattgaaatgagtgaacaacaaaggtaaacttaaaaaaatgatgCATGAATTTGATGTTCCCAAGAACTGATAGGACATGTCTTAGTTGAGGTTTATCAAATTAGGTTTCTgtcattgccttttttaaaatgtttattttttaacatgtagatacaatttttaataatcattttgtgacatttttttgatcaatattctcttcttccatctctctccccaCTTCCCAAGGCAGCAAGAAGtatgatctaggttatacatgcgCTATCATAGAATATGTGggatatttccatttttgtcttgttGTGAAAGCATTGTCTTTTATTTTCAGTGACTAAACTTATTTGTTTTGAATGTTAGGTTTAACATTGGTATCTGCTCCCCATTTGGCACGGTCTTATCATCATCTCTTTCCTTTGGATGCTTTTCAAGAAGTTTCCTTGGAAGAATATAATGGGGAGAGGTAAAGTTGATTTGTCACTATAATATATTACAAGTTTAAATCCTATGGAAACATTTGAATAGATTGTTAATCTCTAAATTTAACTAGGTAACAAGGTTAACCTTGGAAAGATCCCTTATTTTAGTCAGCTGAAGATGAATGTTGTCAAAATTCTCATGAAAGGAAATAAGATACCTCATGGGGAGAGAGAGTGCAGTGTAGTCCAATGGAAAGAATCCTGGATTTAGATCAAAGGGATGTGAATTCAAGTCCTGGGTAATATTGGGCATATTATTTAACCTtttgggcctcactttcctcatctctaaaaagaggGAATTGGACCAGATGTTCTAAGGGGACCTTTTTTACATCTCAGTTCTGATCTCGTGAGCCTATAGTGTGGCAAAAGGACTATGTTGGAGTAATGAAACCTTTgctatgtgtgtgtttgtgtgggcatgtgtgtgtatgtgcatgtgtgtgtgcatgcatgtgtgcatttgagagacagaaagaccaatctggggcaagtcactcccCTCTTCAAGCTTCCACACTTTCCTCTGTTAATAGTTGCACTAATTATCTAACCATGTTGCAAGAGGCAGGGTTCTGTAGTGCTGTAAAATGCCAGATCCAAGTATGTCATCCTTTTTTGTTAGAATACTTTTACAATATAACAAGAGGCTTGAAAACTCAAAATATATCCATTGCCAAATCTGTTCTTCTAGAATATATACAGTCATGACTGTATGACTGTCCACATCTATACCGCATTTTATGACTTTTGTGATTTAAAACTCAGTAGTTATGGGGAATGTTGAACTGAATTAgagagtattttattttattttaaaattttttaaattttatttgactagtcaatttagaacattttcccctgactataagaatcatgttccttccctcccctcccatagccaacacgcaattctactgggttttacatgtgtccttgatcaaaacctatttccacattgttgatgtttgcattggggtgatcatttagcgcctacatccccaatcatatctccatcaacccatgtgatcaagcagttgtttttcttctgtgtttctactcccacaattgaATTagagtatattttaaaagaaacttttattattttcagaAATGGCTTTATTTTCATTATGAAGTACCCAAGTCTTTGTTAGAGGTTTTGCTTTAAAGGTTAGAATCTAATTCAACAAATGTATAattgttaagcacttactgtgttcAAAACAGGTTCTGAGAAAATTCAGTTTAGATAAGAGTGATTTGTAACTGATACTTGAAGTTGAAACTGATACTTGGCCAAATAATTGAGTCGAGTTGGTCTAgtcctgtgatggcaaacctatggcacatgtgccaaagatgacctctccttccttccttccttccttcctccctccctccctcccccttaactacccccctccttccttccctctttcttccttcctttctttcccccataCAGCTACTGCTCTGCTTCTCTTACACTGGCAAAAattcctggaattttttttttaacccttaccttccatcttgaaatcaatactatgtattgtttctgaggcagaagagtggtaagggttaggcaatgggagttaagtgacttgctcagggtcacatagctaagaggtgtttgaggtcaaatttgaacccaagacttcccatctctgggcctggctctcaatccactgagctacccagctgccccttggaaTTTGTTTTTTGACAGAATGAATCAATAAATTCCAATCATGTCCTCTTACCTTTAGAATAAGCCCTTCTGCTTGGCATTTAAGACCAACTTGGCCACAGCTTACCTTTCTAGCCTTAATTATATGAGTGACAGTCTAGCCAAAATAGTCTACTCTGTATTCCTTACCACTTCTGCTCCAACTCTCTTTTCTGTAACTTTGTACTTACTTACCTGCCTGGACCATACTCCTCCCTCACCTCATCTTTTAGAATCTCTGGTTAACTTCAAGGCTTACCTCCGGTTTCTTCGTCCTGAATAGGTGTCCATGCCTCCCCGATCTGATAGTACTTCCTGTAACTCTTTTGTgtgtattttgtgtatatatgttcatattcATTCCCCTGTTTGAATGTGAgcttctttaggacagaaaataGTTTTCTTGTATCCTTGTATTCCTAGGAACTGATAGATACTAAATAGTGCTTATGGCTTGATTGCTTGGATGAATTGATTAGAAAACACCAGGTGGTGCCGTGAATAATGTTGGACCTTAAGTCAAAGAGTAGGGATCAATTCtcacctcagatatttaatagctggatgaccctgtgcatatcacttaacctctgcttcagtttcatcttctggaaaatgaggataataatagcactcaacttgcagggttgttgtgagggcaAAATGACAGATCTGTGAAGCATTTTGCATACCTTAAACCACAATAGAAAtgccttcatttttatttcttgacTGATACTAATGatgttatatttgtttttattctaaaaGCTAAGTGCGACAAAATCTTGCTAATCAAGGATCTCAGTTGATTATAGTTTAATGTATTTTTCTGGTACTATTTCCAGTGGTTAAAATGTTAGGATTTAGTAAATAATAGTTTAATATTTAGGAGCATAATAATTTTAGTACTTCATATACTGatgataaaatatctttttagaggtgattttttttaaataacaaaatttttttttccagattttgtCAGGGATGCCTAGGAGAATTAAAAGATCAACACGTAAGTTAATTTGGTTTCTAATTACCAGGAAGTCTTTAATTCCTCTCTTAGGAAGAGTGTTATGAGAACTTCTGAAGGACTGAGAAGTACATAAGGGCCAGACTGTGATTAAGTTAATTCCCAGAGTAAATGACTCTTTCCTCAGCACACTGGTGTCATAGTTAGGAGATGGAGAGTTCAGAGGTTAAACACTCACTGAAGGCTCTCTAGCTATTTCTTCTGAAGTGATGCATAATAATTGTTATAAGAGAAAGTTCATATCTGAGGTTTCAGTTTTGTAGGTCACTTTGAAATAACAataggaagagaatgaagaaaataaaaagtttgtTACTTTGAAAAGTTTAAAGAGCTGTACTTTAATCGCATTTGGCTGCTTACTCTTGGTAGAATGCTTTAGTTACTGTTTTAAGGTGGGACTAAAATTTTACAATTTGCTTcataaatgttaaattatttagaatttacattgccaaaatattttctaattatattaagtaatttttaaaaatatcatttaaaaatattttattgtaagAGTCCTGTTGaaattttgctttcaattttattactacaaaatatttaacaaccactGTTAAAAAATGAATAGATTAAAGTAGGGggagaattaataaagaaataaaagagtggAATAACTAATCCCCTTCTAAAGAGAGGGACTCCTAGCTAGGTGGGCAtagtatatcttttaaaattactgTATTAGACTTGACATTTGCCAATTAATCTTAACTTTCTTCTCTCCCTGCCCCTCCTTCTACACTTTATTACAGGTTTATATTTGTACTGTGTGCCAAAATGTATTTTGTGTGGACTGTGACTTGTTTATTCATGAATCTCTGCATTGCTGCCCTGGTTGTATTCATAAGAATCCAGCTCCTACTGGTGTTTGACTatatcttttctatatttctacataaaaaagaaaaatacaacctATGATAAGAGTGACTTGAGAAGTAATCCTGAGATGGATTGTTGTAAAGCataaagaagaatttgaaaataatggttggttggttggtttggaggaaatgttttgtgtgcagatattttaatatttttcttaataaaattttccTTGTTATATAATTTCTATCTCTGTATTGCTGAAATATGGCATTCTAATTCTTTCCAGTTACCTAGAAGAACATTTAATCTCAGCTTATTTTTTTCAACACTATCCTTCAGGTCTGTAACTTGTTTTTTAGAACCTTTAAATCTCATTTATGATTTCTAGTTGTGATTGATATTTGTTCTGCAGTATCTGCAATTTTGTCCTTTGTTGTTTCTCAGTGAAACAAAGGAATATAGTTCAACAAAATTAATGGACATTTCTGCCATTTGGAAGACTAATATTGAATAGTGgatatttttgtgaaataattttcctttagcCTCTCTCCAATCTGATTCTAAGCTGATTCTAACCTAGTTTCTCCCCCAGGGCTATGAAAATGGGTTGGAATCTTGTCTTTGTTAAGGATAGAAGGATCAAGGGCAGGGCTGAGCAGACCTGGTGAACCCTGATTAAGGGTACCCTGAGCAACCAGACATGTTGAGCTCACTTAAAGAACTGTGCTTAGGGTTATTATAGTTAATTAAGAGTTAGCTAATTATTTGGACTAATTAGAGATTCTTGGTAAGTAGGAATAGGTTGGTTGGCTCAAGAAAGAGGATTGAAGGGTTACCTTAAGAAGCCAAGTGGAATCTTCATGGTGGTTCCTTAAAAGAATTCCCAGGAGCCCTGGCGGGGGTCTGTTGGAAGTAACAGACACTCTTTGAGATCTGATACTTAAAAGGGTGGATATCTGGATCTTTCCTCTGGAAAACCCTGGAAGAGTTGGTGACAGTTGGTTTTGGAAGACACTTGGATATTTGGGAAAAGTTTGTGGAGGAGATCATTAGTGAGGACTGACTGGCTGAGTTTTCTCTGTCACTACAGAGGGAAGTAGGCCCACAGCAGGGCCTGGAGAGAACTAGTTGCTGAGAAATGTCAGGTGACAGTGACTGGATTGATCTCtagttggagagagaaaaaggagacagtgtgtttttaatatttttaagaggATAATAAGAATAGTAAGATTAGATATTAAATATTTAGACAGTAAAGGAGTTTAAGTCAGGCTTGAGAATTCAAGCACAAAGAAATCTCTCACAAGACAGATTTGGGTACTGGGATATAGTTTAGTATTCTTGGATTAGGGAATTTATCTCAATCCCATAGttaccctttccttcctttccctgctcCTTTCAATAATATATGCAATAGGTTTTTGTTATAAGCTGTCTCCAGCTAGTTTTCATCTACCAAACCTTCAACTAGGCCCAAACTGCTGTAATGGAATCTCAACCAATACCAGCTGATAGGCAACTGCCTACTTAAGATCAGTAATAACTGGCCCAATCAATACAGTATCAATTTACATCACTGCAGGGTTCAACCCAGTAGACCCACTTGGCTTTTTATTCCTTGGGGAGTGGAAGGGATAGAATTCTTCCCAACCTCt
This sequence is a window from Monodelphis domestica isolate mMonDom1 chromosome 3, mMonDom1.pri, whole genome shotgun sequence. Protein-coding genes within it:
- the GTF2H2 gene encoding general transcription factor IIH subunit 2; protein product: MDEEPEKTKRWEGGYERTWEILKEDESGSLKATIEDILFKAKRKRVFEHHGQVRLGMMRHLYVVVDASRTMEDQDLKPNRLTCTLKLLEYFVEEYFDQNPISQIGIIVTKSKRAEKLTELSGNPKKHVASLKKAVDMTCHGEPSLYNSLSLAMQTLKHMPGHTSREVLIIFSSLTTCDPSNIYDLIKSLKAAKIRVSVIGLSAEVRVCTVLARETGGVYHVILDESHYKELLTHHVSPPPASSSSECSLIRMGFPQHTIASLSDQDAKPSFSMAHLDSSTEPGLTLGGYFCPQCRAKYSELPVECKICGLTLVSAPHLARSYHHLFPLDAFQEVSLEEYNGERFCQGCLGELKDQHVYICTVCQNVFCVDCDLFIHESLHCCPGCIHKNPAPTGV